A genome region from Bombus terrestris chromosome 10, iyBomTerr1.2, whole genome shotgun sequence includes the following:
- the LOC100650426 gene encoding loricrin has product MRPAKIWAPLAATVLATALLLQPIYAEAPISGSYLPPSTSYGTPNLGGGGPSSTYGAPSGGGGGGGGGGGGRPSSSYGAPSSSYGAPSSTYGAPSGGRPSSTYGAPSNGGGRPSSTYGAPSGGGRPSSTYGAPGGGSGFGGGLSSSYGAPSRGSSISASYSAPISGGGGVSTSYGAPTGGGGGGGYSRPSSTYGTPSTGGGSFGGSGGYSGGGGGYSGGGGGYSGGGNGGYSGGGGYSGGGGNGGYSGGGGNGGYSGGGGNGGYSGGGGNGGYSGGGGNGGYSGGGGYSGGGGGGYSGGGGGGYSGGGGNGGYSGGGGYSGGGGGGGYSGGGGGQSYASNGGYQY; this is encoded by the exons ATGAGGCCCGCGAAAATATGGGCTCCCCTGGCAGCGACCGTGCTCGCTACGGCCCTGCTCTTGCAACCTATCTACGCCGAGG CTCCAATTTCGGGTAGCTACTTACCACCATCAACAAGCTATGGGACACCGAACTTAGGAGGCGGTGGCCCATCCTCCACCTACGGTGCACCGTCTGGTGGTGGTggaggcggcggcggcggtggtggcGGTCGTCCTTCCTCGAGCTACGGAGCACCATCTAGTAGCTATGGAGCACCATCCAGCACCTATGGCGCTCCATCCGGAGGAAGACCATCTAGCACCTACGGAGCACCTTCCAACGGTGGTGGCAGACCATCTTCGACCTATGGTGCACCATCAGGTGGCGGAAGACCGTCTAGCACTTATGGCGCTCCCGGAGGAGGCAGCGGCTTCGGCGGTGGATTGTCGTCGAGCTATGGCGCACCATCGCGTGGATCATCGATATCCGCTAGTTACTCAGCACCTATTTCTGGAGGTGGTGGAGTGTCCACCAGCTATGGCGCGCCTACTggaggcggcggtggcggcggatATTCGAGACCATCTTCCACTTACGGTACACCTAGCACCGGTGGTGGCAGTTTCGGagg TTCCGGTGGATATTCTGGAGGCGGTGGTGGTTACTCTGGAGGCGGAGGTGGCTACTCTGGAGGTGGAAACGGTGGATATTCCGGTGGTGGTGGCTACTCCGGCGGCGGTGGAAACGGTGGATACTCTGGCGGAGGTGGAAACGGAGGCTACTCCGGCGGAGGTGGAAACGGAGGTTATTCCGGCGGAGGTGGAAACGGTGGCTATTCCGGCGGAGGTGGAAACGGTGGCTATTCCGGCGGTGGTGGCTACTCTGGAGGTGGCGGAGGTGGTTACTCTGGAGGAGGCGGCGGTGGCTACTCTGGAGGAGGTGGTAACGGAGGTTATTCCGGAGGTGGTGGCTACTCCGGCGGCGGTGGTGGCGGTGGCTACTCCGGCGGCGGAGGTGGTCAAAGTTACGCCAGCAACGGAGGCTACCAATATTAA